The following proteins come from a genomic window of Diceros bicornis minor isolate mBicDic1 chromosome 4, mDicBic1.mat.cur, whole genome shotgun sequence:
- the LOC131403069 gene encoding protein S100-A9-like — translation MAELSELERSIETIINVFHHYSVRLGHPDTLNRKEFKQLVQKELANFLKSKKKDEKAINHIMEDLDTNADKELNFEEFSILIARLTEASHEKMHENAPCPEGHSHGPGLGESGPGHSHGGHGHGHSHGGHGHSHGGHGHSH, via the exons ATGGCGGAATTGTCGGAGTTGGAGAGGAGCATAGAGACCATCATCAACGTCTTCCACCACTACTCTGTACGGCTGGGGCACCCAGACACTCTGAACCGGAAAGAATTCAAACAGCTGGTGCAAAAAGAGCTGGCAAACTTCCTCAAG AGTAAGAAGAAGGATGAGAAAGCCATAAATCATATCATGGAGGACCTGGATACAAATGCAGACAAGGAGCTGAACTTCGAGGAGTTCTCCATCCTGATCGCCCGGCTGACGGAAGCCTCCCACGAGAAGATGCATGAGAATGCCCCCTGTCCAGAAGGCCACAGCCATGGGCCAGGCCTTGGGGAAAGTGGCCCTGGCCACAGCCACGGAGGCCATGGCCATGGCCACAGCCACGGAGGCCATGGCCACAGCCACGGGGGCCATGGCCACAGCCACTAA
- the S100A12 gene encoding protein S100-A12, with product MTKLEDHLEGIINVFHQYSVRVGHYDTLSKGELKQLIKRELPNTLENTKDQPTIDKIFQNLDADKDGQVTFKEFIILVAEVLETAHENIHKE from the exons ATGACTAAGCTGGAAGACCACCTGGAGGGAATCATCAACGTCTTCCACCAGTACTCAGTTCGGGTGGGGCATTATGACACGCTCTCCAAGGGTGAGCTGAAGCAGCTGATCAAAAGGGAACTTCCAAACACACTCGAG AATACCAAAGATCAACCTACCATtgacaaaatattccaaaatctgGATGCTGATAAAGATGGCCAGGTCACCTTTAAGGAATTCATAATCCTGGTGGCCGAGGTGCTGGAGACTGCCCATGAGAACATCCACAAAGAGTAA